In a genomic window of Bradyrhizobium ontarionense:
- a CDS encoding alpha/beta hydrolase family protein, whose product MSAFKSACRALSLLAICLTATLAQAAGVRSIDIPADADGPAIHGLVWYPCAEKPAEIPVGVFILTGVKDCPLAGAHLPLVAASHGRGGSLLGSHDTAETLADHGFMVAAINHPGDTAQDLSRSGDLSVFVERPTDIKRLIDFMVGPSPFAAHIDHDRIGFFGFSRGGYTGLVLLGADPDWPGAAFDHCQQARRLFCQEILDKRYPSQPLTHDPRIKAAVLADPPAIFFSAESLAPIHVPVQLWASSRGGDGVLPSHVAFVDANLPAGHDYRVVPNSGHFAFFLCPPALVQAQSDLCADAPDFDRVAFHAEFNADVLAFFRARLARPAE is encoded by the coding sequence ATGTCCGCTTTCAAAAGTGCCTGCAGAGCTCTTTCGTTGCTCGCCATCTGTCTTACCGCGACGCTGGCGCAAGCGGCCGGCGTGCGATCGATCGACATTCCCGCGGACGCCGACGGACCGGCGATTCACGGTCTCGTCTGGTATCCCTGCGCCGAAAAGCCGGCAGAGATCCCGGTCGGCGTTTTCATCCTGACGGGGGTCAAGGACTGCCCGCTGGCAGGCGCGCATCTGCCGCTCGTCGCGGCGTCGCACGGGCGCGGCGGCTCGCTTCTCGGCAGTCACGATACGGCCGAGACGCTCGCCGACCACGGCTTCATGGTCGCGGCCATCAATCATCCCGGCGATACCGCGCAGGACCTGAGCCGGTCCGGCGATCTCTCGGTGTTCGTCGAGCGGCCCACCGACATCAAACGGCTGATCGACTTCATGGTCGGCCCGTCGCCCTTCGCTGCACACATCGATCATGACAGGATCGGCTTCTTCGGCTTTTCCCGCGGCGGCTATACCGGGCTCGTACTCCTCGGCGCCGATCCGGATTGGCCGGGAGCGGCCTTCGATCATTGTCAGCAAGCCCGGCGGCTGTTCTGCCAGGAGATCCTGGACAAGCGATATCCCTCGCAACCGCTGACGCATGATCCGCGGATCAAAGCTGCAGTGCTTGCCGATCCACCCGCCATCTTCTTCTCCGCCGAGAGCCTGGCACCCATCCACGTGCCGGTTCAACTCTGGGCATCGAGCCGGGGCGGGGACGGCGTGCTGCCCAGCCATGTCGCTTTCGTCGACGCCAACCTTCCGGCGGGGCACGACTATCGGGTGGTGCCGAACTCCGGCCACTTCGCCTTCTTCCTTTGTCCGCCGGCGCTGGTCCAGGCGCAGTCCGACCTCTGTGCCGATGCGCCGGACTTCGACCGCGTTGCCTTCCACGCAGAGTTCAACGCCGACGTGCTCGCCTTCTTCCGGGCCCGGCTGGCCCGGCCGGCGGAGTGA
- the rpiB gene encoding ribose 5-phosphate isomerase B yields the protein MTASNRVVLSSDHAAIPLRLAIAVRLARQDWVVVDIGPTTPESTHYPKHGEAAARLVASGDCRFGIILCGTGQGIMMAANKVKGIRCGVCADTFSARMIRQHNDANMLSIGARVVGEGLALDIVDAFLTADFEGGRHATRVDMITALEE from the coding sequence ATGACAGCCAGCAACCGTGTCGTGCTCTCCAGCGACCACGCCGCCATTCCGCTGCGACTGGCCATTGCCGTTCGTCTCGCGCGGCAGGACTGGGTCGTGGTCGATATCGGACCGACGACGCCGGAGAGCACCCACTATCCCAAGCATGGTGAAGCGGCCGCGCGGCTCGTCGCCTCCGGCGATTGCCGATTTGGCATCATTCTGTGCGGCACCGGCCAGGGCATCATGATGGCCGCCAACAAGGTCAAGGGCATCCGTTGCGGCGTCTGCGCGGACACGTTCTCGGCGCGGATGATCCGCCAGCACAACGACGCCAACATGCTGTCGATCGGAGCGCGCGTGGTTGGGGAAGGCCTGGCGCTCGATATCGTCGACGCATTCCTCACTGCGGATTTCGAGGGCGGCCGGCATGCGACGCGGGTGGACATGATCACCGCGCTGGAGGAGTAG
- a CDS encoding 1-deoxy-D-xylulose-5-phosphate synthase has protein sequence MPKARIMYIENKSESLNGPARIGCVTFSKTGKSISYGGRTFQSLKGRGYKANYFDVETGERFWISGPRKDGQDRLYAESSARIEIDPDVLEEYWRDIRGKLPE, from the coding sequence ATGCCGAAAGCGCGCATCATGTATATCGAGAACAAGTCGGAATCGCTGAACGGGCCGGCGCGGATTGGCTGCGTTACGTTCTCTAAGACCGGCAAGTCGATCAGCTACGGAGGGCGCACCTTTCAGAGCCTGAAGGGACGCGGATACAAGGCCAACTATTTCGATGTCGAAACCGGCGAACGGTTTTGGATTTCCGGTCCGCGAAAGGACGGTCAGGATCGTCTCTACGCCGAGAGCTCCGCGCGGATCGAAATCGATCCCGACGTCTTGGAGGAATACTGGCGCGACATCCGGGGAAAGCTCCCCGAATGA
- a CDS encoding ArsR/SmtB family transcription factor, with translation MTAGRCTSIVSCMDNYPPRLDNVFSALADPTRRAIIARLSQGEASVGELAQPFDMALPSLMKHISVLETGGLVESEKHGRVRTCRLMPGAMKGAENWLIEQRAIWEARLDRLEAYVATLEQKPPGKKRRDRRAQPHTISSKHRKSP, from the coding sequence TTGACAGCTGGCCGCTGCACGTCCATTGTTAGCTGCATGGATAACTATCCTCCTCGCCTCGACAACGTGTTCAGCGCGCTCGCCGATCCAACGCGGCGCGCAATCATCGCGCGGCTCTCGCAAGGCGAGGCGTCCGTGGGCGAACTCGCTCAGCCGTTCGACATGGCACTGCCGAGCCTGATGAAACACATCAGTGTGTTGGAGACCGGCGGCCTCGTCGAGTCGGAGAAACACGGCCGTGTCCGCACATGCCGCCTGATGCCGGGCGCCATGAAGGGGGCCGAGAACTGGCTCATCGAGCAGCGCGCCATCTGGGAAGCCCGCCTTGACCGGCTCGAGGCTTATGTCGCGACGCTCGAGCAGAAGCCGCCAGGGAAAAAGCGTCGCGACCGACGCGCCCAACCACACACGATATCCTCAAAGCACAGGAAATCGCCATGA
- a CDS encoding SRPBCC family protein gives MTSTPDAALAHWDIEREIVLSRVIKAKRDVVFAAWTEPEHLLNWFGPAGFKIESREIDIRVGGMWRFDMVAPDGQRFSNRMCFRRIEPPHLIEIDHGSDMDDDPARFRTTITFHEQSDGKTVITLRQLHPTKAQRDWTIGFGAVEYGYQTLEKLARHVETATGQL, from the coding sequence ATGACCTCAACTCCGGACGCCGCTCTCGCCCACTGGGATATCGAGCGCGAGATCGTTCTCTCGCGTGTCATCAAGGCAAAGCGTGATGTCGTCTTTGCGGCCTGGACCGAGCCGGAGCATTTGCTGAATTGGTTCGGACCGGCGGGGTTCAAGATCGAAAGCAGGGAGATCGACATTCGCGTCGGCGGCATGTGGCGCTTCGATATGGTCGCGCCAGACGGCCAGCGATTTTCAAATCGAATGTGCTTTCGGCGCATCGAGCCGCCGCACCTGATCGAGATCGATCATGGTTCGGACATGGATGACGATCCAGCCCGGTTTCGCACCACGATTACGTTCCATGAGCAGAGCGACGGCAAGACCGTGATCACGCTGCGGCAACTGCATCCGACCAAGGCACAGCGCGACTGGACGATCGGCTTCGGCGCCGTCGAGTACGGCTACCAGACCCTGGAGAAGTTGGCGCGGCACGTCGAGACGGCGACAGGTCAGCTATAG
- a CDS encoding alpha/beta hydrolase, with product MPTHTIDDAIGAANASQKPAVIFIHGLWLKPNSWDRWAEMFNAAGYAALAPGWPAEVGGAAAPETIGEVAAHFSRLSEALDRRPALVGHALGGLIAQTLAGRGLSAATVAIDPAPFRGGLPLPVSALRSAWPMPQTPASSGQRGPLLIISGERDHTLPPSVGRAAYERQERNQDAVTEFVQLPWRGHALTIGSGWREVAEAALNFVRRFL from the coding sequence ATGCCGACCCATACAATTGATGATGCGATCGGAGCGGCCAACGCGTCCCAAAAGCCTGCGGTCATCTTCATCCACGGCCTGTGGTTGAAGCCCAATTCGTGGGACCGCTGGGCCGAGATGTTCAACGCCGCAGGCTATGCGGCGTTGGCGCCCGGTTGGCCGGCGGAGGTGGGCGGCGCCGCGGCGCCCGAAACCATCGGCGAGGTCGCGGCGCATTTCTCCCGCCTCTCCGAGGCGCTGGACCGCCGCCCGGCCCTCGTCGGCCACGCGCTCGGCGGGCTGATCGCGCAGACCCTGGCCGGGCGCGGGCTTTCGGCCGCGACGGTGGCGATCGATCCGGCCCCGTTTCGCGGGGGACTGCCCCTGCCGGTCTCGGCCCTGCGATCTGCCTGGCCGATGCCGCAAACCCCGGCCAGCTCCGGCCAACGTGGACCGTTGCTGATCATCTCCGGGGAGCGCGACCACACCCTGCCGCCATCGGTCGGCCGCGCCGCCTATGAACGGCAGGAGCGCAATCAGGACGCCGTCACCGAGTTCGTCCAACTTCCGTGGCGCGGTCACGCGCTGACCATCGGCAGCGGCTGGCGCGAGGTGGCGGAGGCAGCGCTGAATTTCGTGAGACGCTTTCTCTAG
- a CDS encoding alpha/beta fold hydrolase: MNLPRLLQRTALAATALTVLTSAALADATEAPGDFPKTFRTQEVATNGTTLHVRVGGTGPAVVLLHGYGDTGDMWVPLAAKLAQNHTVIVPDLRGLGLSARADTGFEKANQAEDIAGVMDALGAVTAEVVAHDIGNMVAYALAARHSDRVTRLVLMDAPVPGIGPWEEILKNPLLWHFRFGGPDMERLVAGRERIYLDRFWNEFSADPAHFPEAARVHYAQLYATPGRMHAGFRQFAAFDQDAIDNRAWLAAHGKLPMPVLAIGGAASFGATMAAVMRAGATDVQEQVIAGSGHWLMEEQPAATVAAIDAFLNGRPADAPSSR, encoded by the coding sequence ATGAACCTGCCCCGCCTGCTGCAACGAACCGCCCTTGCCGCCACCGCGCTCACCGTCCTCACGAGTGCCGCCCTCGCCGACGCGACCGAGGCGCCGGGGGATTTCCCCAAGACCTTCCGCACCCAGGAGGTCGCGACCAACGGCACGACGCTCCACGTCCGCGTCGGCGGCACCGGGCCTGCCGTCGTGCTGCTGCACGGCTATGGCGACACCGGCGACATGTGGGTGCCGCTCGCCGCCAAGCTTGCGCAGAACCACACGGTGATCGTGCCCGATCTGCGCGGGCTCGGCCTGTCCGCCCGTGCCGACACCGGCTTCGAGAAGGCCAACCAGGCGGAGGACATCGCAGGCGTCATGGACGCGCTGGGCGCTGTAACCGCCGAGGTCGTGGCGCACGACATCGGCAACATGGTCGCCTATGCGCTGGCGGCGCGGCATTCCGACCGGGTGACCAGGCTGGTGCTGATGGATGCGCCGGTGCCGGGCATCGGTCCGTGGGAGGAGATCCTGAAGAACCCGCTGCTGTGGCACTTCCGCTTCGGCGGCCCCGATATGGAGCGCCTGGTGGCCGGCCGCGAGCGCATCTATCTCGACCGCTTCTGGAACGAGTTCTCGGCCGATCCCGCCCATTTCCCGGAAGCCGCGCGCGTTCACTACGCACAGCTCTACGCCACGCCCGGGCGGATGCATGCGGGCTTCCGCCAGTTCGCCGCCTTTGATCAGGACGCGATCGACAACCGCGCCTGGCTTGCAGCGCACGGCAAGCTGCCGATGCCGGTGCTGGCGATCGGGGGCGCAGCGTCGTTCGGCGCGACGATGGCTGCGGTGATGCGGGCCGGCGCGACCGACGTCCAGGAGCAGGTCATCGCCGGCTCCGGCCACTGGCTGATGGAGGAGCAGCCGGCGGCGACGGTCGCTGCGATCGACGCCTTCCTCAATGGACGGCCGGCCGACGCACCGTCGTCGCGCTGA
- a CDS encoding LysR family transcriptional regulator produces MAMTSADRARELEVFCAVADSGSFSAAGRSLALTASAVSRTLDRIEARLGARLLLRTTRALTLTAEGRAYLSAARRILADLDEAEQAIADQGSPRGRIRVSAAISHGRICIVPLLGEFVRRYPNIVVDINLSDGLVDVAAGQADVAVRGGPLADSALTARRLSENGRTVVASPDYLARWGVPETPEDLYNHNCLNFSFRRAEPVWPFRCDGIDYALKVRGAIEANSGDTLSQLALDGVGIARVGNFSLGNAVVEGRLVPLLESFNPGDKEVFHAVFVGGANMPARIRVFVDYLVERMGDSLGQATTRRRSVT; encoded by the coding sequence ATGGCCATGACCAGCGCGGACCGCGCCCGAGAGCTCGAGGTGTTCTGCGCCGTCGCCGACAGCGGCAGTTTTTCAGCCGCCGGCCGCAGCCTCGCACTGACCGCATCGGCCGTCAGCCGGACCCTCGACCGGATCGAGGCGCGGCTCGGCGCCCGCCTGCTGTTGCGCACCACGCGCGCGCTCACGCTGACCGCCGAGGGCCGCGCCTATCTCAGCGCGGCCCGCCGCATCCTGGCCGACCTCGACGAGGCCGAGCAGGCGATCGCCGACCAGGGGTCGCCACGCGGCCGCATCCGGGTCAGCGCCGCCATTTCCCACGGGCGCATCTGCATTGTTCCGCTGCTGGGCGAGTTCGTGCGGCGCTATCCGAACATCGTGGTCGATATCAACCTCAGCGACGGGCTCGTCGATGTGGCGGCGGGGCAGGCGGATGTGGCGGTTCGCGGCGGTCCGCTGGCCGACAGCGCGCTCACCGCACGCCGTCTCAGCGAGAATGGCCGCACCGTCGTCGCCTCGCCCGACTACCTCGCCCGCTGGGGCGTGCCCGAGACGCCGGAAGACCTGTACAACCACAATTGCCTGAACTTCAGCTTTCGCCGCGCCGAGCCGGTCTGGCCGTTCCGCTGCGACGGGATCGACTACGCCCTGAAGGTGCGAGGCGCGATTGAAGCCAACAGCGGCGACACGCTAAGCCAGTTGGCTCTCGATGGCGTCGGCATCGCCCGCGTCGGCAATTTCAGCCTCGGGAACGCGGTCGTGGAGGGACGACTGGTCCCGCTTCTTGAATCGTTCAATCCCGGCGACAAGGAAGTCTTTCACGCGGTCTTCGTCGGCGGCGCCAACATGCCGGCGCGCATCCGGGTGTTCGTGGACTACCTGGTGGAGCGGATGGGGGATAGCCTTGGACAGGCAACGACGCGGCGACGATCCGTGACGTAG
- a CDS encoding HigA family addiction module antitoxin, with amino-acid sequence MARSPIHPGVHLAEELDELGLSAAELSRQLDVPVNRITAIINGQRGITADTALRLGHWFGTSPDFWLNLQKIYELRLAQQEVGDLVKRLPTRAGLRTQAG; translated from the coding sequence ATGGCACGCAGCCCCATTCATCCGGGCGTTCATCTCGCCGAAGAGCTCGACGAACTCGGCCTATCGGCCGCAGAGCTGTCGCGCCAGCTCGACGTGCCTGTCAACCGGATCACCGCAATTATCAACGGCCAGCGCGGCATCACCGCCGATACTGCGTTACGCCTGGGCCACTGGTTCGGGACCAGCCCGGATTTCTGGCTCAACCTGCAAAAGATCTACGAATTGCGATTGGCGCAGCAGGAGGTCGGCGACCTCGTCAAAAGGCTGCCGACCCGTGCAGGACTTCGGACGCAGGCTGGGTAG
- a CDS encoding type II toxin-antitoxin system RelE/ParE family toxin: MIVGYRDRRTERFANGEVVREFSGFARQAEIRLDRLEAATSLKDLAALPGNRLERLKGNRQGQYSIRINDQWRICFEWPAGSPGPVNVEIVDYH, from the coding sequence ATGATTGTCGGCTACCGGGACAGAAGGACCGAGCGCTTTGCGAATGGCGAAGTTGTTCGGGAATTCTCCGGGTTCGCCCGGCAGGCGGAGATACGGCTCGATCGGCTGGAAGCCGCAACAAGCTTGAAGGATCTTGCCGCCTTGCCGGGCAACCGGTTGGAGAGGCTCAAAGGCAATCGGCAGGGCCAGTACAGCATCCGCATCAATGATCAATGGCGGATCTGTTTTGAATGGCCCGCCGGCTCACCCGGCCCAGTCAATGTCGAGATCGTCGACTATCACTAG
- a CDS encoding TfoX/Sxy family protein, producing the protein MVASAGFSEFLREQLAPLGRLTFRRMFGKTGVFCDGVMLAMVADDTLYVRVDDGNKQIFQEAASYPPLNYTKGGRAIDLAFWRAPERLFDEPDELVTWARAALAAAHRVAARRSPAPAAKAGRRRKAGPNQRRQD; encoded by the coding sequence ATGGTTGCCAGTGCGGGCTTCTCGGAGTTTCTGCGCGAACAGCTGGCGCCGCTCGGCCGCCTCACCTTCCGCCGCATGTTCGGCAAGACCGGTGTGTTCTGCGACGGCGTCATGCTGGCGATGGTGGCCGACGACACGCTCTATGTCCGGGTCGATGACGGCAACAAGCAGATCTTCCAGGAGGCCGCGTCATATCCGCCGCTCAACTACACCAAGGGCGGACGCGCCATCGACCTCGCCTTCTGGCGCGCGCCTGAGCGATTGTTCGACGAGCCCGACGAGCTCGTGACCTGGGCCCGTGCAGCGCTCGCCGCCGCGCATCGCGTCGCGGCCCGGCGCTCACCTGCGCCGGCGGCAAAGGCCGGTCGACGTCGCAAGGCTGGTCCGAACCAGCGCCGTCAAGATTAG
- a CDS encoding PAS domain-containing hybrid sensor histidine kinase/response regulator: MLHDWGVIAAAFGYIGFLFLVASHGNRAANRRPPESRGRLSGLIYPLSLAIYCTSWTFFGSVGFASRNSVDFLAIYLGPILMVGACTPLLRRVIRLAKSQNITSVADLIGARYGKSQAVAATVALIAIIGSVPYIALQLKAVASSLQTILIDDRAFAHIPIVGDMALMVTFAMAVFAVLFGTRQTDATEHQHGLMLAVATESIIKLVAFLAAGAFVTFWMFSPVELIERAMKSPEAERALEYVPGIGSFLTMTLLSFCAPMLLPRQFHVSVVENADDAQVSRARWLFPLYLVAINLFVIPIALAGLVTFPFGAVDSDMYVLALPIEANSQWLSILVFVGGLSAATAMVIVECVALSIMVCNDIVVPLVLQRQQDHREVGRDFAGFLLGTRRIAIFAIMVMAYFYYRALGTTQLAAIGLLSFAAIAQLAPSFFGGLFWRRATARGAIGGMLVGFGVWLYTLFIPSFLDTSTAGILFLQHGPFGLEALRPQALLGTDLPPLLHGVLWSLSLNLLTYVVLSLARQPSSIELLQADLFVPAELTPSAPSFRRWRSTVTVQDIQSTVAQYLGPDRARASFEAFADGRNLPLDPAAPADFELLRHAEHLIASSIGAASSRLVMSLLLRKRAVSAKAALKLLDDSHAALHFNREILQTALNHVRQGIAVFDVDLQLICSNGQFVDLLGLPPHLVQIGSPLREILEFMGTIGEPTYEDSDALLARRLAAYTTEGEPYLERLAECHMVIEVRTNRMPDGGLVITFTDVTPSFEAAEALERANATLEKRVRDRTEELTRLNSELALAKSAAEDANISKTRFLAAASHDILQPLNAARLYVTSLVERQTPSEDSRLVENIDDSLEAIEEILGALLDISRLDAGAMTPSISSFKMADLMRSLEIEFAPAARAKGLELTFVPSSLPVESDRLLLRRLLQNFISNAIKYTPKGRVLVGCRRHGQSLRIGVWDTGVGIPPVKRGEIFKEFHRLEQGARIARGLGLGLSIVERIARVLNHGIALDSNPGRGSAFSVTVPIAKAINHTAAVTSATPLAKTSIGGALIVCIENDPAILDGMRTLLTAWDAEVIAVADFESAVDAVEARGGAVTGLLVDYHLDRGNGIAAIRDIRRRFNEALPAILITADRSPHVRAAARDENIAVLNKPLKPASLRALLGQWRIQQMVAAE; the protein is encoded by the coding sequence ATGCTGCATGACTGGGGCGTGATCGCGGCCGCGTTCGGCTACATCGGCTTCCTGTTCCTGGTTGCCAGCCATGGCAACCGGGCGGCCAACCGGCGGCCGCCGGAAAGCCGCGGCCGGCTGTCCGGGCTGATCTACCCGCTGTCGCTGGCGATCTACTGCACCTCCTGGACCTTCTTCGGCTCGGTCGGCTTCGCCTCGCGCAACAGCGTCGACTTCCTCGCGATCTATCTCGGGCCGATCCTGATGGTCGGCGCCTGCACGCCACTGCTGCGCCGTGTCATCCGGCTCGCCAAATCGCAGAACATCACCTCCGTCGCCGACCTCATCGGCGCTCGCTACGGCAAGAGCCAGGCGGTGGCGGCAACGGTGGCGCTGATCGCGATCATCGGCTCGGTGCCCTACATCGCATTGCAGCTGAAGGCCGTCGCGTCCTCGCTGCAGACCATCCTGATCGACGACCGCGCCTTCGCCCACATTCCTATCGTCGGCGACATGGCGTTGATGGTGACCTTCGCGATGGCTGTCTTCGCGGTGCTGTTCGGCACAAGGCAGACCGACGCCACCGAGCACCAGCATGGCCTGATGCTGGCGGTCGCGACCGAGTCGATCATCAAGCTGGTCGCCTTCCTGGCCGCCGGCGCCTTCGTCACCTTCTGGATGTTCTCGCCGGTCGAGCTGATCGAGCGGGCGATGAAATCGCCCGAGGCCGAGCGCGCGCTGGAATATGTGCCGGGCATCGGCAGCTTCCTGACCATGACCTTGCTGTCGTTCTGCGCCCCGATGCTGCTGCCACGCCAGTTCCACGTCAGCGTGGTCGAGAACGCCGACGACGCGCAGGTGTCGCGCGCCCGCTGGCTGTTTCCGCTCTATCTCGTCGCGATCAATCTGTTCGTGATCCCGATCGCGCTCGCCGGCCTCGTCACCTTCCCGTTCGGCGCGGTCGACAGCGACATGTACGTGCTGGCGCTGCCGATCGAGGCGAATTCGCAATGGCTGTCGATCCTGGTGTTCGTCGGCGGCCTGTCGGCGGCAACCGCGATGGTGATCGTCGAGTGCGTGGCGCTGTCGATCATGGTCTGCAACGACATCGTGGTGCCCCTGGTGTTGCAGCGCCAGCAGGATCATCGCGAGGTCGGCCGCGACTTCGCCGGCTTCTTGCTCGGCACCCGCCGCATCGCGATCTTCGCCATCATGGTGATGGCCTATTTCTACTACCGCGCGCTCGGCACCACCCAGCTCGCGGCCATCGGCCTGCTGTCCTTTGCCGCGATCGCCCAGCTTGCGCCGAGCTTCTTCGGCGGCCTGTTCTGGCGCCGGGCGACCGCGCGCGGCGCGATCGGCGGCATGCTGGTCGGCTTCGGCGTCTGGCTCTACACGCTGTTCATCCCGAGCTTCCTCGACACCTCGACCGCGGGCATCCTGTTCCTGCAGCACGGCCCGTTCGGGCTCGAGGCTCTCAGGCCGCAGGCGCTGCTCGGCACCGACCTGCCGCCGCTGCTGCATGGCGTGCTCTGGAGCCTGTCGCTCAATTTGCTGACCTATGTCGTGCTGTCGCTGGCGCGGCAGCCGTCATCGATCGAGCTGCTGCAGGCCGACCTGTTCGTGCCGGCGGAGCTGACGCCGAGCGCGCCGAGCTTCCGGCGCTGGCGCTCCACCGTGACCGTGCAGGACATCCAGAGCACGGTGGCGCAATATCTCGGGCCGGACCGTGCCCGCGCCTCGTTCGAGGCCTTCGCCGACGGCCGCAACCTCCCGCTCGATCCGGCCGCACCGGCGGATTTCGAGCTGCTGCGCCATGCCGAGCACCTGATCGCCTCCTCGATCGGCGCGGCCTCGTCGCGGCTGGTGATGTCGCTGCTGCTGCGCAAGCGCGCGGTCTCGGCCAAGGCCGCGCTGAAGCTGCTCGACGACTCCCACGCCGCGCTCCACTTCAACCGCGAGATCCTGCAGACCGCGCTGAACCACGTGCGCCAGGGCATTGCCGTGTTCGACGTCGACCTGCAGCTGATCTGCTCCAACGGCCAGTTCGTGGATCTCCTGGGCCTGCCGCCGCATCTGGTGCAGATCGGCAGCCCCTTGAGGGAGATCCTCGAATTCATGGGTACGATCGGCGAGCCCACCTATGAGGACAGCGACGCGCTGCTGGCGCGCCGGCTCGCGGCCTACACCACCGAAGGTGAGCCCTATCTGGAACGCCTCGCCGAATGCCACATGGTGATCGAGGTCCGCACCAACCGCATGCCGGACGGCGGGCTCGTCATCACCTTCACCGACGTCACGCCGTCGTTCGAGGCCGCCGAGGCGCTGGAGCGCGCCAATGCGACCTTGGAAAAGCGCGTGCGCGACCGCACCGAGGAGCTGACCCGGCTGAACTCGGAGCTGGCGCTGGCCAAGAGCGCCGCCGAGGATGCCAACATCTCCAAGACGCGCTTTCTCGCCGCCGCCAGTCACGACATTCTGCAGCCGCTGAACGCGGCGCGCCTCTACGTGACGAGCCTCGTCGAGCGGCAGACGCCCAGCGAGGACTCGCGGCTGGTGGAGAACATCGACGACTCGCTGGAGGCGATCGAGGAGATCCTCGGCGCGCTGCTCGACATCTCCCGGCTCGATGCCGGCGCGATGACGCCGTCGATATCGAGCTTCAAGATGGCCGACCTGATGCGCTCGCTCGAAATCGAGTTCGCTCCGGCCGCCCGCGCCAAGGGGCTGGAGCTGACCTTCGTACCCTCATCGCTTCCCGTCGAATCCGACCGCCTGCTGCTGCGCCGGCTGTTGCAGAACTTCATTTCCAACGCCATCAAATACACCCCCAAGGGCCGCGTCCTGGTCGGCTGCCGCCGGCACGGCCAGTCGCTGCGGATCGGCGTCTGGGACACCGGCGTCGGCATCCCGCCGGTGAAGCGCGGCGAGATCTTCAAGGAATTCCACCGGCTCGAACAGGGCGCGCGGATCGCCCGCGGCCTGGGCCTCGGCCTGTCGATCGTCGAACGCATCGCGCGCGTGCTCAACCACGGCATTGCGCTCGACTCCAATCCGGGCCGCGGCTCGGCTTTCTCGGTGACGGTGCCGATCGCCAAGGCGATCAACCACACCGCAGCCGTGACCAGCGCGACGCCGCTCGCCAAGACGTCGATCGGCGGCGCGCTGATCGTCTGCATCGAGAACGACCCCGCGATCCTCGACGGCATGCGGACCTTGCTGACGGCGTGGGACGCCGAGGTGATCGCCGTGGCCGACTTCGAATCCGCCGTCGACGCCGTCGAGGCGCGCGGCGGCGCCGTCACCGGCCTGCTCGTCGACTACCACCTCGACCGCGGCAACGGCATCGCCGCCATCCGCGACATCCGCCGCCGCTTCAACGAGGCGCTGCCCGCCATCCTGATCACCGCCGACCGCAGCCCGCACGTCCGCGCCGCCGCCCGCGACGAGAACATCGCCGTGCTCAACAAGCCGCTGAAGCCGGCCTCGCTGCGCGCTCTGCTCGGCCAGTGGCGCATCCAGCAGATGGTCGCGGCGGAGTAG